In the genome of Nymphaea colorata isolate Beijing-Zhang1983 chromosome 9, ASM883128v2, whole genome shotgun sequence, one region contains:
- the LOC116261428 gene encoding extensin-like codes for MRIGVFLVGSLVFFLLGSVGHCRQEDVPAVVIGRSECSDCLENKIELSRAFTGLHVAVDCKNEKGKLEEKARGQFDKEGKFNIKLSNELLNDKGQLKQECYARIHGAITNIPCPSEGSLHASKLIYKGLENGKHVYVTNGKLVFSPLVCVSASFLPLCQHPWFRLHPWCQTQPWLNIPQFPQFPPYMPPPMTMPPPIPSYMPPPTTYPDTPPTMSPPTTYVPPSPDIPQTPPTSPPPTTYVPPSPDIPQTPPTSPPPTTYVPPSPDIPQTPPTSPPPTTYVPPSPDVPQTPPTSPPPTTYVPPSPDIPQTPPTSHPPTTYVPPSPYTPKTHSTTPPPTTYVPPDPYTPKTPPSSPPPTTYVPPSPYTPNTPPTSPPPTTYVPPDPYTPKTPPSSPPPTTYIPPSPPVPESPPIIPPPTTYVPPSPPVPQTPPSTSPPITYVPPSHPIPQPSTPPPITYVPPSPPIPQTPPFTPPPTTYVPPSPPLYDPYPKSPPTTPPPTTYVPLSPPMYEPYPQTPPTTPPPTTYVPPSHPPPCPPKKHKHPKYELPSPPTPVIEPPTYTPPTPKLPPPMTSHVPPIVGQTPPSVPPTYGSSPPPPPTPTYQPPTPVIEPPTYTPPTPKLPPPMTPHVPPIVGQPPPSVPPTYGSSSPPPPTPTYQPPTPVIEPPTYTPPTPKLPPPMTPYVPPIVGQPPPFVPPTYGSSPPPTPTYQPPTPVYEPPPTTPTPHHHKKKLGYPPYQGSAPPPPYLQ; via the exons aTGAGGATAGGAGTCTTCTTGGTCGGCTCGTTGGTGTTCTTTCTATTGGGCTCAGTCGGCCATTGCAGGCAAGAAGATGTGCCTGCTGTAGTAATCGGGCGCAGTGAATGCTCAGACTGTTTAGAGAACAAGATAGAGCTGTCTCGTGCATTCACTG GTTTACATGTTGCTGTTGACTGTAAGAATGAGAAGGGAAAGTTGGAAGAAAAAGCCAGAGGTCAGTTCGATAAAGAAGGAAAGTTCAACATCAAACTCTCCAATGAGCTCTTGAATGACAAAGGGCAGTTGAAGCAAGAATGCTATGCTCGGATTCATGGCGCAATTACCAACATCCCATGCCCTTCAGAGGGCAGTTTACATGCCTCCAAGCTAATCTACAAGGGCTTAGAAAATGGCAAACACGTATATGTGACCAATGGGAAACTTGTATTTTCTCCACTCGTTTGTGTGTCTGCTAGTTTTTTGCCGCTCTGCCAACATCCTTGGTTTAGGCTTCACCCATGGTGTCAAACCCAGCCTTGGCTCAATATTCCCCAGTTTCCTCAATTCCCACCTTACATGCCACCTCCAATGACTATGCCTCCCCCCATTCCGAGCTATATGCCACCTCCTACTACTTATCCAGACACTCCTCCCACTATGTCTCCTCCTACCACGTATGTTCCACCTAGCCCAGACATTCCACAGACTCCTCCCACTAGTCCTCCTCCTACCACATATGTTCCACCCAGCCCAGACATTCCACAAACTCCTCCCACTAGTCCTCCTCCTACCACATATGTTCCACCCAGCCCAGACATTCCACAGACTCCTCCCACTAGTCCTCCTCCTACCACATATGTTCCACCCAGCCCAGACGTTCCACAGACTCCTCCCACTAGTCCTCCTCCTACCACATATGTTCCACCCAGCCCAGACATTCCACAGACTCCTCCCACTAGTCATCCTCCTACCACCTATGTTCCACCAAGCCCTTACACTCCAAAGACTCATTCCACTACCCCTCCTCCAACGACATACGTTCCACCAGACCCTTATACTCCAAAGACTCCTCCCAGTAGCCCTCCTCCTACTACATACGTTCCACCAAGTCCTTATACTCCAAATACTCCTCCTACTTCCCCTCCTCCTACCACATACGTTCCACCAGACCCTTATACTCCAAAGACTCCTCCCAGTAGCCCTCCTCCTACTACATATATTCCACCTAGCCCTCCTGTTCCAGAGAGTCCTCCCATTATCCCTCCTCCTACTACATATGTTCCACCTAGCCCTCCTGTTCCACAGACTCCCCCTTCTACGTCTCCTCCTATTACATATGTTCCACCTAGCCATCCTATTCCACAGCCTTCTACTCCTCCTCCTATTACATATGTTCCACCTAGCCCTCCTATTCCGCAAACTCCCCCTTTTACTCCTCCTCCTACCACATATGTTCCACCCAGCCCTCCTCTTTATGATCCTTATCCAAAATCTCCTCCCACTACCCCTCCTCCTACTACATATGTTCCACTTAGCCCGCCTATGTACGAGCCTTATCCACAAACTCCTCCCACCACCCCTCCTCCAACTACATATGTGCCACCTAGCCACCCTCCTCCATGCCCTCCTAAAAAGCATAAGCATCCCAAATATGAACTTCCTTCACCACCTACTCCCGTAATTGAACCCCCAACATACACACCTCCCACACCTAAGCTTCCTCCTCCAATGACTTCTCATGTGCCTCCCATTGTTGGCCAAACTCCACCTTCTGTTCCTCCCACCTATGGCTCcagtcctcctcctcctcctacaCCAACATATCAACCTCCAACCCCAGTAATTGAACCCCCAACATACACACCTCCCACACCTAAGCTTCCTCCTCCTATGACTCCTCATGTGCCTCCCATTGTTGGGCAGCCTCCACCTTCTGTTCCTCCTACCTATGGCTCcagttctcctcctcctcctacaCCAACATATCAACCTCCAACCCCAGTAATTGAACCCCCAACATACACACCTCCCACACCTAAGCTTCCTCCTCCTATGACTCCTTATGTGCCTCCCATTGTTGGGCAACCTCCACCTTTTGTTCCTCCTACTTATGGCTCCAGTCCTCCTCCTACACCAACATATCAGCCTCCAACCCCAGTATATGAGCCTCCACCGACTACTCCAACCCCACACCATCACAAGAAGAAACTTGGCTATCCCCCGTATCAAGGTTCTGCGCCTCCACCACCATACTTACAGTAA